From a single Raphanus sativus cultivar WK10039 chromosome 3, ASM80110v3, whole genome shotgun sequence genomic region:
- the LOC108845369 gene encoding LOW QUALITY PROTEIN: receptor-like protein EIX2 (The sequence of the model RefSeq protein was modified relative to this genomic sequence to represent the inferred CDS: substituted 1 base at 1 genomic stop codon) — MDLKLNLKLRPSFFFSFLIFIFLLQKPNLGSASNSTKCIPTELQALVTFKQSLTDPSGRLSSWSGPDCCNWRGVLCDSRTSRVIKIDLRNPNQLVYFDESESSCLGGKIHPSLTSLKFLSYLDLSSNDFNGLEIPEFIGHIVSLRYLNLSFSSFSGEVPAVLGNLSKLESLDLNTGSQPSFYSSAFELRASNLGWLSGLSSSLTYLNMGSVSLIGAGETWLHDFSKLSKLKELHLYSCGLGNSPLSLSSPAKNLKLLEVLDLSQNSFSSPIPNWLFDLTSLKKLLLRRCELEGSIPSGFKKLKLLEKLDLFDNRLTGELPDVFGYLPQLKYLDLSINDHQGQIHRFLDSFSINKVNSLVYLDLRFNKLNGTLPESLGALRNLEFLDLSSNFFTGSIPSSVGNMSSLKKLDLSFNAMNGTIAESFGKLEELEELYLMENRWEGVLLKSHFVNLRSLKRIYLTTEPDRSLVFKVPSTWVPPFRLEQINIANCQIGPSFPMWLQVQDKLNFVTLRNTGIADKIPHSWFSGIASHVTELILENNRIKGTLPHNLVFPMLRTIDLSSNNFEGSFPRWTTDAAXIYLYQNNFSGSLPLNIDALMPSVAKMYLFDNSFTGEIPPSLCEVTGLRILNLRNNRFSGGFPKCWQSSSSLYGIDASENNISGEIPVSLCEMSSLNVLLLNQNALEGNIPDAFQNCSSLTHIDLGGNKLTGKLPSWLSKELTLSMLRLQSNSFDGQIPDDLCNVQKLHILDLSENKLSGPIPKCMGSLTAIAQGETSQGFQDIVSGVTRTSKYQDILDSINLSGNNITGEVPAEILKLSYLRILNLSGNSISGSIPGKISKLGHLETLDLSRNRLSGVIPHGLAAISSLHTLNLSFNKLEGSIPKRLKFEDPSIYTGNELLCGKPLTKKCPRKHPTVVVN; from the coding sequence ATGGACCTCAAGCTCAATCTAAAGCTCAGgccaagcttcttcttctcatttCTGATTTTCATCTTCCTTCTCCAAAAACCTAATTTGGGATCAGCATCTAATAGTACTAAATGTATACCCACCGAGCTCCAAGCTCTTGTCACCTTCAAACAATCACTTACTGATCCTTCTGGTCGACTCTCTTCTTGGTCCGGACCTGACTGCTGCAACTGGCGCGGTGTTCTCTGCGACAGCAGAACAAGCCGTGTCATCAAGATTGATCTCAGAAACCCAAATCAACTAGTTTACTTCGATGAGTCTGAAAGTAGTTGCTTGGGGGGGAAGATACATCCATCTCTGACAAGTCTCAAGTTCTTGAGCTATCTGGACTTGAGTTCAAATGATTTCAACGGCCTTGAGATCCCCGAGTTCATCGGCCACATCGTTAGTCTAAGATACCTGAATCTTTCATTCTCATCCTTCTCTGGTGAAGTTCCTGCCGTTCTTGGAAATTTGTCGAAGCTCGAGTCTCTTGATCTGAACACTGGATCACAGCCTTCCTTTTATTCGTCTGCGTTTGAGTTGCGGGCAAGCAACCTCGGGTGGCTTTCGGGTCTGTCCTCTTCACTGACGTACCTAAACATGGGGTCTGTGAGTCTGATCGGTGCCGGTGAAACATGGTTACATGATTTCAGTAAACTCTCGAAGCTGAAGGAGTTGCATCTGTACAGCTGTGGGCTCGGGAACTCACCTCTCTCTTTGTCCTCGCCTGCGAAGAATCTGAAGCTTCTTGAAGTTCTTGATTTGTCTCAAAACTCTTTCAGTTCGCCCATACCAAACTGGCTATTCGATCTCACCAGCCTCAAAAAACTACTCCTCAGACGGTGTGAACTCGAAGGCTCGATACCTTCCGGATTCAAGAAGCTGAAGCTTCTAGAGAAACTAGATCTGTTCGATAACAGACTCACGGGAGAACTTCCAGATGTTTTCGGATACCTTCCTCAACTGAAGTATCTTGACCTTTCGATAAACGATCACCAAGGTCAAATCCATAGGTTTCTTGACTCCTTCTCCATAAACAAAGTCAATAGCTTGGTTTATCTCGATCTTCGTTTCAACAAGTTAAACGGAACATTGCCTGAGTCGCTTGGAGCGTTGAGGAATCTAGAGTTTCTGGATCTTTCATCCAATTTCTTCACGGGTTCGATCCCTTCCTCGGTGGGAAACATGTCATCGCTGAAGAAACTTGATCTTTCTTTCAATGCCATGAACGGGACGATCGCTGAAAGCTTCGGGAAGCTTGAGGAGCTCGAGGAGCTATACTTGATGGAGAACAGGTGGGAAGGTGTTCTGCTAAAGTCTCACTTCGTCAATCTGAGAAGCTTGAAAAGAATCTATCTCACAACTGAACCAGACAGATCTCTCGTCTTTAAGGTACCATCTACTTGGGTTCCTCCTTTCAGACTAGAGCAGATCAACATCGCGAACTGCCAGATCGGCCCTTCCTTTCCAATGTGGCTTCAAGTACAAGACAAACTCAACTTTGTCACTCTCAGGAACACTGGGATTGCGGATAAAATACCACACAGCTGGTTCTCGGGTATAGCTTCTCATGTAACTGAACTGATTCTAGAAAACAACAGAATCAAAGGTACATTACCTCATAATCTTGTGTTCCCAATGTTAAGGACCATTGATTTGAGCTCCAACAACTTCGAAGGCTCTTTTCCTCGCTGGACGACAGACGCAGCATAGATTTATCTTTACCAGAACAACTTCTCCGGTTCTCTTCCTCTTAACATCGACGCTTTGATGCCAAGTGTGGCAAAAATGTACCTCTTTGATAACAGCTTCACCGGAGAAATCCCACCGTCTCTATGTGAAGTCACCGGACTGCGAATCCTCAATCTAAGAAACAACCGTTTCTCTGGTGGTTTCCCAAAATGCTGGCAAAGTTCGTCCAGCCTTTACGGAATCGACGCGTCTGAGAATAACATATCAGGCGAAATACCAGTCTCTCTCTGTGAGATGTCTTCTCTCAATGTCTTGCTTCTGAACCAGAATGCATTGGAAGGTAATATCCCAGACGCGTTTCAGAACTGCTCTAGTCTTACACACATTGATCTTGGAGGAAACAAGCTGACCGGGAAACTTCCGTCGTGGCTAAGTAAGGAGCTTACTCTGTCCATGCTTCGTTTGCAGAGTAACTCCTTTGATGGTCAAATCCCAGATGATCTCTGCAACGTCCAGAAACTACACATTCTGGATCTCTCAGAAAACAAACTATCCGGTCCCATTCCAAAATGCATGGGGAGTCTAACAGCCATCGCGCAAGGGGAAACCTCCCAGGGGTTTCAGGATATTGTCTCCGGAGTTACAAGAACTAGTAAATACCAAGATATACTCGATAGCATAAATCTTTCTGGAAACAACATAACCGGAGAAGTTCCCGCGGAAATATTGAAGCTCTCTTACCTTCGAATCCTGAACCTATCAGGAAACTCCATCTCAGGAAGTATTCCCGGGAAAATTTCGAAACTTGGTCACTTGGAGACGCTTGATCTATCGAGAAACAGGCTGTCTGGTGTAATTCCTCATGGCTTGGCAGCAATATCTTCACTGCATACGCTGAATCTTTCGTTCAATAAACTGGAGGGGAGCATACCTAAGCGTCTGAAGTTTGAAGATCCGTCCATTTACACTGGGAATGAGTTACTATGTGGGAAACCACTTACTAAAAAGTGTCCAAGGAAGCATCCGACTGTTGTAGTTAATTGA
- the LOC130510049 gene encoding uncharacterized protein LOC130510049, giving the protein MGFTGNYWVWISHGENYDILNNPENIITSEDASSFDSQTETVNPYVSMVSDAYSNKETSFDENMEEEPNAEAKKFYNILDAAKHPIYDGCKEGLSQLSLAARLMSLKTDYNLPQNCMDSISQMMQEYLPQGNNSMNSYYDIKKLMRSLGLPYQKIDVCQDNCMLFWKDSANLENRLFCKKDRYRPTQNLGQKKVAYNKMFYMPVRDRLKRLYQSNNTARDMRWHAEHSMNGGEMCHPSDGKAWKHFREVYPEFASESRNIYLGLCTDGFNPFGMSGQNYSLWHVILTPYNMPPEMCMKPEFMFLTILVPGPNHPKRSLDIFLQPLIEELKDLWDNGIEAYDISTKENFILRVVLMWTISDFPAYAMLSGWTTHGRLACPYCMDQTDAFQLKNGRKTSWFDCHRRFLPADHTYRRNKKNFKRGRVVSDDPPLLLTGEEIWNKVNGLPKTVDCGGNHGRLKGYGDTHNWHKQSIFWELPYWKNHKLRHNLDVMHIEKNFFDNIINTLLNVQGKTKDGIKSRLDLKEYCNRKDLHLTTDGKVPFPIFRLQADAKVAFLKWLEKDVKFSDGYASSLSKCVDLSGGKLTGMKSHDCHVLMQRLIPIAFAELMDKSVHEALSGLKENREVKKVNRIPKPKIEKASKKENATEEDKSKGSEDNANAYESEAGAKEEGGHHE; this is encoded by the exons ATGGGTTTTACAGGAAACTACTGGGTTTGGATTTCTCATGGAGAGAATTATGATATTCTAAACAATCCTGAGAATATAATTACTAGTGAAGATGCTTCTAGTTTTGACTCTCAAACCGAGACAGTAAATCCTTATGTGTCAATGGTATCAGATGCATATAGTAATAAGGAAACTTCATTCGATGAAAATATGGAAGAAGAGCCTAATGCTGAGGCTAAAAAGTTTTACAATATTTTGGATGCTGCTAAACATCCAATTTATGATGGATGTAAAGAAGGTCTCTCACAACTTTCTTTAGCAGCTCGACTCATGAGTTTGAAGACAGATTATAATTTGCCTCAAAATTGTATGGATTCGATTTCTCAGATGATGCAAGAGTATTTGCCACAAGGTAACAATTCAATGAATTCTTACTATGATATAAAGAAGCTTATGCGGTCTTTAGGTTTACCTTATCAGAAGATTGATGTTTGCCAAGATAATTGTATGCTATTTTGGAAGGATTCTGCGAACCTAGAAAACCGTCTATTCTGCAAAAAAGATAGATATCGACCTACTCAAAATTTGGGACAGAAAAAGGTTGCATACAACAAAATGTTTTATATGCCGGTTAGAGATAGATTAAAGAGATTATATCAGTCTAATAATACTGCAAGAGAtatgagatggcatgcagaacATTCAATGAATGGTGGAGAAATGTGTCATCCTTCAGATGGAAAAGCATGGAAACATTTTCGTGAGGTATATCCTGAATTTGCATCTGAGTCAAGAAATATTTACCTTGGGTTATGCACAGATGGTTTTAATCCATTTGGTATGTCAGGACAAAACTATTCTTTATGGCATGTGATTCTGACTCCGTATAATATGCCACCTGAGATGTGCATGAAACCAGAATTTATGTTTCTAACCATTCTAGTCCCTGGACCTAATCATCCTAAGAGAAGTCTCGATATATTCCTTCAGCCACTGATAGAAGAGTTAAAGGATCTGTGGGATAACGGGATTGAGGCCTATGATATTTCTACTAAGGAGAACTTTATATTACGAGTTGTGcttatgtggacaataagtgactttcctgcttatgCTATGCTTTCTGGATGGACAACTCATGGTCGATTGGCATGTCCTTATTGTATGGACCAGACTGATGCATTTCAGTTGAAGAATGGTAGAAAAACaagttggtttgattgtcatcgtcgTTTTCTACCAGCAGATCATACCTATCGGCGaaataagaaaaattttaaaagaggAAGGGTTGTGAGTGATGATCCACCTCTGTTGCTTACAGGCGAGGAAATATGGAACAAAGTAAATGGTTTGCCCAAAACAGTTGACTGCGGAGGAAACCATGGGCGCTTAAAGGGTTATGGTGACACTCATAACTGGCACAAGCAAAGCATTTTTTGGGAGTTGCCTTACTGGAAGAATCATAAACTTCGGCACAATCttgatgtgatgcatatagaaaagaatttttttgataatatcaTCAATACTCTACTGAATGTTCAAGGAAAAACAAAGGATGGCATCAAATCACGACTTGATTTGAAAGAGTATTGTAACAGGAAAGATCTTCACTTAACAACTGATGGCAAGGTTCCCTTCCCAATTTTCAGACTACAAGCTGATGCAAAAGTAGCTTTCTTAAAATGGCTTGAAAAAGATGTTAAGTTTTCTGATGGATATGCATCAAGTCTATCAAAATGTGTTGATTTATCTGGTGGTAAATTAACAGGAATGAAAAGTCACGATTGTCATGTTCTAATGCAACGGCTCATTCCAATTGCGTTTGCTGAACTTATGGATAAATCTGTGCATGAAGCACTATCAg GTCTCAAAGAAAACAGGGAA GTTAAGAAGGTGAATAGAATTCCAAAGCCAAAGATAGAGAAAGCAAGCAAGAAGGAAAATGCAACGGAGGAGGATAAATCAAAAGGCTCTGAAGACAACGCCAATGCTTATGAATCTGAAGCTGGTGCCAAAGAAGAAGGGGGCCACCACGAGTAG